The following is a genomic window from Clostridium sp..
AAGCGAATCAAGAATTTCCGAATCTTTTACTTCAACTGCAGTACCACCACTTTTTCTAATCGCATCAAGCACTATAAAATCTCCCAGAGCTTTTGGAACTCGTATTCCTCCCGCTATGGTATTTGCCGTTTTACAAAACTCCGAATCCTTCCTTCCTTCATTAAATGCCTTTACAATAGGATTGCAGCCTTCTGCCTGAACTGAAATAAGCTTTGGAACCTTGCCCTTTATCCATCCAAGCTCTTTAAGCTCCTGAAAGGCCTTCCATATTCCAATTATTCCTACGCCTCCCCCGGTAGGATAGAGTATGGCATCCGGGAATTCCCAGCCGAAGTACTCGGCGATCTCAAGTCCCATGGTCTTTTTACCTTCTATTCTGTAAGGTTCTTTCAAAGTAGCCGCATCAAACCAGCCATATTTTTTTACTCCCTTGGCTATTATTTTTCCTGCATCAGATATAAGACCCTTTACAAGATAAGTTTTTGAACCGTATATATAAGCTTCTTTCTTGGCAAGATCCGGTGCATCATAAGGCATGGCAACTACAAGTTCTATTCCAGCCTTTGCTGAATATGCCGACCAGGCACCTCCTGCATTTCCAGCTGTTGGCATAGCTATAGTTTTTATTCCAAGTTCTTTTGCCTTTGAAACACCTACAGCAGCTCCCCTTGCCTTAAAAGTACCCGTAGGATTCAATCCTTCATCTTTTATATAGAGATTTTCAATGCCTATTTTCCTCCCTAGTTTTCCAGCCTTAATTACAGGTGTATCACCTTCACCCAGTGTAACTATATTTTCCTCGTTCTTTACAGGCAATAGTTCCTTGAATCTAAACAGTCCCCTTCTTCTGGATTTGAATACATTCCTATCTATATTTTCCTTTATTTTGGAAAGATCATATCTTACAAGTAACGGACCACCGCAGTGACATAAATTATGCGGCTCATCTGTTGAATACCTTTCACCGCATTTTGAACACTCAAGATAACTAACATAACTCATAAATCATTTCTCCTTTATTTGAATATTTTTAAATAGTTTCAATCAACGGAAGCTTCTCATCAATCAAATCAGGATATTTTAAACCACTTCCGGTATTCAAAAGTACAATTTTCCATTCGGGTTTTAAAAATCCGTCTTCAAACAATTTTTTTACTGCTGCAACTAATGCACCTCCTTCAGGGCATACAAGCAGTCCCTCGGTCTTTGCAAGCAAATCAAGTGAATCAAGAATTTCTGAGTCTTTTACTTCAACTGCAGTACCACCGCTTTTTCTGATTGCATCTAAAACCATAAAATCTCCCAGAGCTTTTGGAACTCGTATTCCTCTCGCTATAGTATTTTGATTTTTGCATAATTCTGAAATTTCTTTATTCTCTTTAAATGCTTTTACAATGGGAGCACACCCTTCTGCCTGAACGGCAATAATTTTTGGAACTTTGCCATTTATCCATCCAAGTTCCCTGAGCTCCTGAAAAGCCTTCCATATTCCAATTATTCCTACACCTCCTCCCGTTGGATAGAGTATGGCATCCGGAAATTCCCAGTCGAAGTACTCGGCAATTTCCAGTCCCATAGTCTTTTTTCCCTCTATTCTATAGGGTTCCTTTAGAGTGACCGCCTCAAACCATCCATATTTTTTTATAGCTTTATTTATTATCTTATCTGCATCAGATATAAGACCTTTTACAAGATAAGTTTTTGACCCATATACAAAAGCCTGCTTCTTAGCCAGAACTGCAGCATCATCAGACATGACAACCACGAGTTTGATTCCTGCTCTGGCCGAATACGCTGACCAAGCACTTCCTGCGTTTCCAGAAGTGGACATGGCTATGGTTTTTATTCCAAGTTCTTTTGCTTTTGAAACACCTACAGCAGCACCTCTTGCCTTAAAAGTGCCCGTAGGATTCAATCCTTCATCTTTTATATAGAGATTTTCAGCACCAATTTTTTTTCCCAGCTTTTTAATCTTGATTACAGGTGTATCGCCTTCACCCATTGTAACCATATTTTTTCCCTCTTTTATGGGTAGAAGTTCTCTAAATCTAAAAATACCTTTTCTTCTTGTTTTAAAAACATCTTTATTTATATTTTTCCTTATTTTATCAAGATCATATTGTGCAAGCAGCGGCCCATTGCACCGACATAAGTTCTGCGGTTGATCAGCCGAATATATCTTCCCGCATTTTGAACATTCCAGATACTTTAAATAAGTCATGGGAACAATCTCCTCCATCCAAAATCTTATATTATATGTTATATGAAAATGGATTTTCCACTTTTGTAAAGAACTCATCATATATTTGACTTTTAATACGTGTAAAATCATAGCTGCTTCTGTCTCTGGGCCTAGGTAAACCAACAGGTATAATCTTCTTGACTCTGCCGGGTCTACTGGACAATACAACCACCCTGTCTCCAAGATAAACTGCTTCATCTATATCATGGGTTACAAGTATCATGGTAGTATTTTCCTTCTTCCATATTTTAAGAATTTCCTGCTGCATATTAATGCGTGTCATAGCATCCAGTGCACCAAAAGGCTCATCCAGCAGCAACAGTTTTGGTTTGTTTATAAGTGACCTGGCAATACTTATTCTCTGTTTCATCCCTCCTGATAGCTGGGAAGGATAGGACTTCGCAAAATTAGTTAATTCAACCAGGTCCAACTGTTCATAAACCAGCTTTCTCTTTTCTTCTTTGGACATCTTCTTGCTTATTCCGAATTCTATATTTTTTTCTACTGTAAGCCATGGGAAAAGTCTGGATTCCTGAAACACCATTCCTCTGTCTATTCCAGGACCATCGACAGCCTTACCATAGGAAAGTATATTACCTACATAATCTCTATCCAGACCGACTATTATTCTAAGCAGAGTACTTTTCCCGCATCCACTTGATCCAACAATACTTAAAAACTCTCCCTGTTTAACTGATAAATTTATATTGTTTAAAACATTGAGATCACCACCTTCTTTTTTAAAAGTTTTATTCAAATTTTCTATTTCAATAGCACCTGGTTTCTCCTGTACCACGGACATGATTTCTCAACTCCCTAATTAATCAATCTTAGCTACCTGAATCCCATCTTACAACTAAAATTTGCAGCTTCTTTATTATATAATCTATCAAGAATCCAATTACACCTATTGAAGCAACCCCTACCAGCATTATATCCGGTTGTGATAATTCTCTTGCATAGGATATTGAATATCCTATACCTGAAGTTGCTGCAATTATCTCTGCTGTAATTACACTCATCCATGCACTTCCAATTCCAATGCGCAGGCCTGTAAAAATAGATGGCAGTGCTGATGGAAAAACTATTTTTTCAAGTGTCTCAAGCTTACTTTTTTCTAATATTTCAGAAACTTCCAAATACTTTTTGTCTGCTCCCTTTATTCCATAAATAGTATTTATAAGTATCGGCCAAAAACTTCCGATTACTATTACCGTTATTTTAGAAGCTTCACCTATTCCCATCCATAGTATAAGAACGGGAACCCATGCCACAATAGGAATTGGTCTTAAAAACCCTATAAGCAGGTCAACAGCATTTTCTGCTATTCTGAACAATCCAATGAATATACCACATATTATTCCTAAAGATGCACCTATACAATAGCCTTTTATAACTCTCAGTATACTTATAGACAAATTTCTCGCCAGATCTCCACTTTTAACCATATCTATAAATGCCAGAAATATGGTATGAGGAGACGGTAGTACGGACTGTTTAATAAGTCCTCTATCACTTAAAATTTGCCACAGTATAATAAGTATTATCGGAACTATAAGTGCAATACCTATTCTACCAATAAATTTAATTTTTTTACTAAAGCCGGACTTTACGTTCATCTTTACACACCTCATATTTTGACTTAATTAAGAAAGCTGTTTTTCAAATAAGAAAAACAGCTTGAATTCAATCTAAAACATTTCAAAATCAACTATTTTTCTTATCTCTCAGAATAGTAAATACTCTGCAGGAATTAACACCATTGCATTCTAATGAAAAATGCTGGTTGTCGGGCTTCATAGGGCCAGTCCCTCTGCCTCTCGTGATAAGAGAATATACAGTTTTCAACATATAATTATATATTCCACTTTGTCAATAATCCACTATTAAATTTTCTATAAATTATGCAAATACAAAAAATCCTGTTCTCTTAATGCAGAGGCAGAATTTATCCGCGGTCCCACTCTGTTTACTGTAAATAGATTCTCATACAGCAACTCTATAATTAATGCTCAAGAATGCACTTCAGTTAATTCCGTTCAGGACTTCTCACAGCTTACAAAAATCCCTCTCTTCGAACTTTTCTCAACCTACTCTTCTCCATCATTGCAAATATTTCTTTTATATTTCTTCAACTTTGTGTATTATTATATCAAAGAAAATAATATATTACAAATACCAAAAACATATCTAATTTATAGCTATAAGATATAAATTATGAAGGGTGATTATCATGGATATAAGACAACTCAAGTACTTTCTTACAATAGTAGAAAAGGGAAGTATAACTAAAGCTGCACGACAACTTCACATAGCACAGCCTCCATTAAGTCAGCAGCTCAAACTGCTGGAAAAAGAGCTTGGAATTAAATTGATAGAAAGAAATACAAGAAAGCTGCAAATAACTGATGCGGGAAGGATACTTCAATACCGTTCCAAACAAATTCTTGAACTGACTAAAAATACAAAAAAAGAACTTGAAAATTTAAAGGACGGATTTAAGGGTATACTATCTATAGGTACAGTAGCATCTTCCGGTACTACAATACTGCTGAAAAAATTAAATGATTTTCATGAAAAGTATCCCCACATAAACTTTACTATAAGAGAAAGCAGCACCTCTGAAATTCTCAAACTCCTCAATACAGGAATTATAGAAGTTGGTATAGTATTTACTCCTTTTAATTCTGAAAAGTTTGAATCATTGCTGCTTCCAAGTGAATCAATGGTTGCAGTTGTAAAACAGGGTTCCTATTTTGACAGTCTCAAAAATAAAATCAGTTTAGACGGTTTAATAAACAAGCCGTTGATAGTAGACCACAAATTTAAAGATATGCTAATTTCATCCTGTCATCAAATTGGTTTCGAACCTAGAATACTATGTGAAAATGAAGATGCAAGGTCGGTTTTACTATGGGCTGCTACTGGTATTGGTATAGGTGTGGTTCCAAAATCTGCTTCAGAGCTGATTCCCCGACTAAGTTTAAAATATATTGAAATAAACGAATTATCCCTCAAAACTCGTCCTGCAGTAGTATGGGTTAGAAATAGGTATTTATCCGATATAGCCAAAGACTTTATAAATACATTTTGAATATCTTTAAATATGCTATATTCACAAGTTATCAACATATTATCAACATATATTGTGGATAAGTTTATAAAGAGGAGGTACCTACCTCCCCTTTTTCTACTTGTCTACTTTGTTTTTGATTATCCTGCTATATTCATTTAGCAATGAATCCAACATCTTACTTGCTGCAATTACTTCCGGATTTAATAAATTGTTTTTCTGTTTGACTAAATCATTCAGATGTTTTCTCAATTCCTGCATTTCCAACAGAATATCTTTTATATTAGACATGTTTCTTCCCTCCTTCCCTAATAATTACTATAAAGGAAGAAACATTCTAAAAAATATTAATTTTGTATAAAACAAGATATCTGGGATTCAATAAAATGGACAATTCCAAAAAAGTTTAATTATTTTACTGATAATTTTTCAATTTGTATTGTAATTTTAACGGTAATTGTAGTAGCATTATTATAATAACATTTTTACTATAGGAAGGTGAGTACAATATCACTAATAGAAAATCAGCCTCCATGCCCAGATGATAAACTGTTTTCAATACAGGCGGACAAAATAATAAATATATTCAAAAACATACAGCGATCTTTAACTACAAAGTTCAAAAAAAGTGCAAATAAATATGGCTTTACAGTGCCGCAGCTTTCGGTTATATTTCATTTGTACAAAATGCCTTATGTAACCTTGAATGAATTAAGCGAATGCATGATGCTTACTAAAAGTACTGTTTCAGGCATAATAGACAGGCTTGAAAAGCAGGGCATAGTAATCAGGGAAATCCCTGAAGACAATCGCAGAATTGTCAGGCTTTCTCTTTCCAACGATTTCAAAGAAAAACATGATATTTCCTCTATGAAAAAGGAATTCATTTCCGATTGTATTCTTGACATTATAAAAGATATGGGACCCGTGGAAACAGACAATTTCATTTCTTCATTGGAACACTTTAATTCACTTATAAAAAAATAGCAGCAGTGAACCAGAATTTAAAACTGGTTCACTACTGCTTGTATTTCATCTGTATCTTTCTTTAAGCTGCCTGTCTATATCTCTCTTAGCAGCTTTTTCCATAAGCACATTTCTCTTGTCATAGTCTTTTTTACCCTTTCCAACTGCCAGGTTTACCTTTACCATTCCATGTTTAAGGTACAGTGCAAGCGGCACTAAAGTATATCCTCTCTGTGCCGTATATCCCAGTAATTTACTTATCTCGGATTTATGCAGAAGCAGTTTTCTTGTTCTGAGCGGATCTTTATTATATATATTCCCCTTTTCATAAGGACTTATATGCATGTTTCTGACAAAGATTTCACCGTTTATTATATCCGCATAACTATCCTTTAAATTGGCTTTGCCTTCTCGTATGGATTTTACCTCTGTCCCTACAAGTTCTATACCGGCTTCCATTGATTCTTCTATGAAGTAGTCATGTCTTGCCTTCCTATTTTCAGCAAGAGTTTTGCTTCCAGTTTTGTTTTTTGCCATAAATCTCACCCCTTTTAAGCTTCAAAATCCAGAGTTTCCACATCTGCTATCTGTTCCTCCTGCTGTTTTACCAGTTCAAAATAAATTTCATGAGCGGCTAAATCCACCTTCAATACCTGTATCCTTACCTCGTCACCCAATTTGTAGATTTTCCTGGACTTTTCTCCCATAAGTGAAAGATGCCTGTCATCATATATATAATAATCATCCGTCATAGTGCTCAAGTGCACCAGGCCTTCTATTGTATTTTCAAGTTCCACGAACATCCCGAAGTTGGTTACAGATGATACTATTCCATTATACTCTTCACCTATTCTCTTGCTCATATACTCCGCCTTTTTCAGATCATCCACTTCTCTTTCGGCATCCTGGGCGATTCTTTCCATTTCAGAAGACTGCCTTGCTGCATAATCCACTTTTACATCAAGACTTTTTATCTCTTTTTCATCCAGTTTTCCATTTATAAATTCTTTGATTATCCTGTGGATAATGAGATCAGGATATCTTCTTATAGGTGAAGTAAAATGACAGTAGTACTTTGCGGCCAGGCCAAAGTGCCCGGTACATTTTGGAGAATATCTGGCCTGCTTCATGGATCTCAAAAGCAGCGTACTGACTACAGTTTCTTCCTTTTGGCCCTTTACTTTTTCTAAAATTCCCTGAAGCACTTTTGGATTTACTTCCTGTCCCCATTTTATAGTATACCCCAGGTTGTGAACAAATTCATTGAAATGCATGAGCTTTTCCTCGTCGGGATCTTCATGTATCCTGTATACAAAAGGCATATTTGTCCAGAACATATGCTCCGCTATAGTTTCATTGCATACAAGCATGAATTCCTCTATTATGTGGTTTGAAATTCCTCTTTCAGCAGGTTTTATTTCTACAGGTCTTCCCAGTTCATCAAGTTTTATACTGCATTCCGTGAAGTCAAAATCCACAGCACCCCTGAGCATTCTCTTCTTGTAGAGTATCTTGGCAAGTTCCTCCATAAGCTTAAAGGTGGATACAAGATAACCGTATCTTCCCATTACCCTTTCATCTTCACCTTCCAGTATTTTGGTCACATCCGTATATGTCATTCTTTCACTCGTTCTTATTATACTCTCTACAATCTTATGATCTATAACCTTGCCTGTATCGTTTATTTCCATGAGGCAGCTGAGAGTAAGTCTGTCAATCTTGGGATTCAAGCTGCATATTCCATTGGACAACTTTTTAGGCAGCATAGGTATGACCCTGTCAATCAGATACACAGATGTACCCCTTCTCAGTGCTTCCCTGTCAAGGGGACTTTTATCCTTCACGTAATTGGATACATCCGCTATATGAACACCCAAATAAAAATTTCCATTGGGGAGTCTTTCAAGAGATACTGCATCGTCCAGATCCTTTGCATCTTCACCATCTATCGTAACTATGGTAAGATCCCTCAGATCCTCCCTCCTCTCGTATTCTTCCTCCGGAATTTTATCCGGTATGGATTCAGCATAACTTTCAACCTTTGCCGGAAATTCTTCCGGAAGATCATTCTTTTTGATTATAGTCAGAATGTCTATTCCCTTTTCACTTTTCTTTCCAAGTACATTTATTATCTTGCCCTCCGGATTTCTTCTTCCGTCAGGCCATTCAGTTATCTCTACAATCACTACATCTCCTGTAGATGCAGTTTTTTTACAATTTTTAGGGATGAATATATCCTGGTATATCCTCTTTTCCTCCGGTACTACAAAGCCAAAATTTCTGCTGTCCTCAAAAGTACCTACAACTGTTTTATTGGCCCGTTCAATTATCCTTATTATTTCTCCTTCACACTTTTTGCCGTTGTTTTCCTTTTTCAAAATCCTGACTATGACTTTATCACCGTTCATAGCCCCGTTCAGGCCAGAAATGGGAATAAATACATCCACTCCATCCTCGGGTATGACAAAGCCAAAACCCTTCTGGTGGCCCTGAAATTTTCCTATTACAAGTCCCATCCTTTCAGGTACTCCATATCTGCTTGTTCTGGTCTTTACTATATAACCTTCTTTTTCCATATTCCTGAGTATTTTCTTGAATTCCTTCTTCTCATCCTTTCTTATTGCAAAAACTTTTTCAAGTTCTTTTATATCCATAGGCTTATATGCCTTTTCTTTCATAAAATTTAAAATTGTTTCCGTTATATTCATATATTTCACCACCTTTTAATATATTGATGTAAATTACACAAAAATATTCAATAATTTCTCAATTGCATAAAAATAAATACAGCAGGAACACTCATCTACTGTATTTTAAAAGCAACTATTTTATCAAATTTTGAACTACACATAATACAGCAAATATTATGGCTAGAAAAACAGTTAACCTGGATAACATTGCTTCAGAAGTTCTGGATTTATTTCTGGAATAAAAGCTCTCAGTTGTCCCGCCAGATATAAATCCACTCAATCCATTTGTCTTTCCTGGTTGAACAAGTACAACCGCTATCAACAGTATGGATACTATAATCTGCAATATTAAAAGAAAATTATGCACTAAAATGACCTCCTAATGTTCAACATGGAATATATTTTATCATATATGCGCTTTAATTTCAATTTCCGTGAATTTTCAAATTTCAACAATAGAGCAGGTATAGCACCTGCTCTATTTGTAAATTCTATTTAATCTTCAAATTATAGAATGCATCAATTCCCCTGAATTCTGCTGCGTCTCCAAGTTCTTCCTCTATCCTCAGGAGCTGATTGTATTTTGCAACTCTCTCTGTCCTTGCAGGTGCACCTGTTTTTATCTGTCCTGCATTGACTCCTACAACAAGATCTGCTATGGTAGTATCTTCAGTTTCTCCCGATCTGTGGGAAACCACTGCAGTATACCCCGCCCTTTCTGCCATTTCAATTGCATTCAAGGTTTCCGTAAGAGTACCTATCTGATTCAATTTTATAAGTATGGAATTTGCTACTCCAAGACCAATTCCCTTTTTGAGCCTTGAGGTATTTGTGACAAACAGATCATCTCCTACAAGCTGAATCTTGTTTCCCAGCTTTTCGGTGAGAATTTTCCATCCTTCCCAATCTTCCTCTGCCATTCCATCTTCAAGGGATATTATAGGATACTTGTTTGCAAGGTCCACATAAAAATCCACCATTTGTTCAGGAGTCAGAACTTTTCCTTCACCCTTCAAATTGTATTTTCCATCCTCAAAGAATTCAGAGGAAGCAGGATCAAGTGCTATATATATGTCTTTCCCCGGTTTATATCCGGCTTTTTCTATTGCCTCCACTATTACCTGTATTGCCTCTTCATTGGATTTTAGATTAGGTGCAAATCCACCCTCATCTCCAACACCTGTATCATAGCCTTTTGACTTTAAAATTGACTTCAATGTATGGTAAACTTCTGTACTCATCCTTATTGCTTCACTAAAATCAGGAGCTCCAGCCGGCATTATCATAAATTCCTGCAAATCTACATTGTTATCAGCATGTTTCCCTCCATTTAATATGTTCATCATGGGAACTGGAAGAACTTTACCATTGACCCCGCCTATGTATTGATACAG
Proteins encoded in this region:
- a CDS encoding threonine synthase — protein: MSYVSYLECSKCGERYSTDEPHNLCHCGGPLLVRYDLSKIKENIDRNVFKSRRRGLFRFKELLPVKNEENIVTLGEGDTPVIKAGKLGRKIGIENLYIKDEGLNPTGTFKARGAAVGVSKAKELGIKTIAMPTAGNAGGAWSAYSAKAGIELVVAMPYDAPDLAKKEAYIYGSKTYLVKGLISDAGKIIAKGVKKYGWFDAATLKEPYRIEGKKTMGLEIAEYFGWEFPDAILYPTGGGVGIIGIWKAFQELKELGWIKGKVPKLISVQAEGCNPIVKAFNEGRKDSEFCKTANTIAGGIRVPKALGDFIVLDAIRKSGGTAVEVKDSEILDSLNLLAKTEGLFICPEGASLIAAVEKLYGTGFLKSDEKVVILNTGSGLKYPNLVKEELPVIEIDTDI
- a CDS encoding threonine synthase; the protein is MTYLKYLECSKCGKIYSADQPQNLCRCNGPLLAQYDLDKIRKNINKDVFKTRRKGIFRFRELLPIKEGKNMVTMGEGDTPVIKIKKLGKKIGAENLYIKDEGLNPTGTFKARGAAVGVSKAKELGIKTIAMSTSGNAGSAWSAYSARAGIKLVVVMSDDAAVLAKKQAFVYGSKTYLVKGLISDADKIINKAIKKYGWFEAVTLKEPYRIEGKKTMGLEIAEYFDWEFPDAILYPTGGGVGIIGIWKAFQELRELGWINGKVPKIIAVQAEGCAPIVKAFKENKEISELCKNQNTIARGIRVPKALGDFMVLDAIRKSGGTAVEVKDSEILDSLDLLAKTEGLLVCPEGGALVAAVKKLFEDGFLKPEWKIVLLNTGSGLKYPDLIDEKLPLIETI
- a CDS encoding ABC transporter ATP-binding protein; this translates as MSVVQEKPGAIEIENLNKTFKKEGGDLNVLNNINLSVKQGEFLSIVGSSGCGKSTLLRIIVGLDRDYVGNILSYGKAVDGPGIDRGMVFQESRLFPWLTVEKNIEFGISKKMSKEEKRKLVYEQLDLVELTNFAKSYPSQLSGGMKQRISIARSLINKPKLLLLDEPFGALDAMTRINMQQEILKIWKKENTTMILVTHDIDEAVYLGDRVVVLSSRPGRVKKIIPVGLPRPRDRSSYDFTRIKSQIYDEFFTKVENPFSYNI
- a CDS encoding ABC transporter permease; translated protein: MNVKSGFSKKIKFIGRIGIALIVPIILIILWQILSDRGLIKQSVLPSPHTIFLAFIDMVKSGDLARNLSISILRVIKGYCIGASLGIICGIFIGLFRIAENAVDLLIGFLRPIPIVAWVPVLILWMGIGEASKITVIVIGSFWPILINTIYGIKGADKKYLEVSEILEKSKLETLEKIVFPSALPSIFTGLRIGIGSAWMSVITAEIIAATSGIGYSISYARELSQPDIMLVGVASIGVIGFLIDYIIKKLQILVVRWDSGS
- a CDS encoding LysR family transcriptional regulator; translated protein: MDIRQLKYFLTIVEKGSITKAARQLHIAQPPLSQQLKLLEKELGIKLIERNTRKLQITDAGRILQYRSKQILELTKNTKKELENLKDGFKGILSIGTVASSGTTILLKKLNDFHEKYPHINFTIRESSTSEILKLLNTGIIEVGIVFTPFNSEKFESLLLPSESMVAVVKQGSYFDSLKNKISLDGLINKPLIVDHKFKDMLISSCHQIGFEPRILCENEDARSVLLWAATGIGIGVVPKSASELIPRLSLKYIEINELSLKTRPAVVWVRNRYLSDIAKDFINTF
- a CDS encoding aspartyl-phosphate phosphatase Spo0E family protein gives rise to the protein MSNIKDILLEMQELRKHLNDLVKQKNNLLNPEVIAASKMLDSLLNEYSRIIKNKVDK
- a CDS encoding MarR family winged helix-turn-helix transcriptional regulator gives rise to the protein MSTISLIENQPPCPDDKLFSIQADKIINIFKNIQRSLTTKFKKSANKYGFTVPQLSVIFHLYKMPYVTLNELSECMMLTKSTVSGIIDRLEKQGIVIREIPEDNRRIVRLSLSNDFKEKHDISSMKKEFISDCILDIIKDMGPVETDNFISSLEHFNSLIKK
- the smpB gene encoding SsrA-binding protein SmpB yields the protein MAKNKTGSKTLAENRKARHDYFIEESMEAGIELVGTEVKSIREGKANLKDSYADIINGEIFVRNMHISPYEKGNIYNKDPLRTRKLLLHKSEISKLLGYTAQRGYTLVPLALYLKHGMVKVNLAVGKGKKDYDKRNVLMEKAAKRDIDRQLKERYR
- the rnr gene encoding ribonuclease R codes for the protein MNITETILNFMKEKAYKPMDIKELEKVFAIRKDEKKEFKKILRNMEKEGYIVKTRTSRYGVPERMGLVIGKFQGHQKGFGFVIPEDGVDVFIPISGLNGAMNGDKVIVRILKKENNGKKCEGEIIRIIERANKTVVGTFEDSRNFGFVVPEEKRIYQDIFIPKNCKKTASTGDVVIVEITEWPDGRRNPEGKIINVLGKKSEKGIDILTIIKKNDLPEEFPAKVESYAESIPDKIPEEEYERREDLRDLTIVTIDGEDAKDLDDAVSLERLPNGNFYLGVHIADVSNYVKDKSPLDREALRRGTSVYLIDRVIPMLPKKLSNGICSLNPKIDRLTLSCLMEINDTGKVIDHKIVESIIRTSERMTYTDVTKILEGEDERVMGRYGYLVSTFKLMEELAKILYKKRMLRGAVDFDFTECSIKLDELGRPVEIKPAERGISNHIIEEFMLVCNETIAEHMFWTNMPFVYRIHEDPDEEKLMHFNEFVHNLGYTIKWGQEVNPKVLQGILEKVKGQKEETVVSTLLLRSMKQARYSPKCTGHFGLAAKYYCHFTSPIRRYPDLIIHRIIKEFINGKLDEKEIKSLDVKVDYAARQSSEMERIAQDAEREVDDLKKAEYMSKRIGEEYNGIVSSVTNFGMFVELENTIEGLVHLSTMTDDYYIYDDRHLSLMGEKSRKIYKLGDEVRIQVLKVDLAAHEIYFELVKQQEEQIADVETLDFEA
- the secG gene encoding preprotein translocase subunit SecG; this translates as MHNFLLILQIIVSILLIAVVLVQPGKTNGLSGFISGGTTESFYSRNKSRTSEAMLSRLTVFLAIIFAVLCVVQNLIK
- the eno gene encoding phosphopyruvate hydratase; this encodes MKNYVEIVDVSARQILDSRANPTVEVEVVLEDGTVGRAGVPSGASTGAFEAVELRDGDKDRYQGKGVTKAVDNVNNIIAEELIGMNIFDQILIDKTMIELDGTENKAKLGANATLGVSLACARAAAEYLGLSLYQYIGGVNGKVLPVPMMNILNGGKHADNNVDLQEFMIMPAGAPDFSEAIRMSTEVYHTLKSILKSKGYDTGVGDEGGFAPNLKSNEEAIQVIVEAIEKAGYKPGKDIYIALDPASSEFFEDGKYNLKGEGKVLTPEQMVDFYVDLANKYPIISLEDGMAEEDWEGWKILTEKLGNKIQLVGDDLFVTNTSRLKKGIGLGVANSILIKLNQIGTLTETLNAIEMAERAGYTAVVSHRSGETEDTTIADLVVGVNAGQIKTGAPARTERVAKYNQLLRIEEELGDAAEFRGIDAFYNLKIK